A genomic region of Bernardetia sp. ABR2-2B contains the following coding sequences:
- a CDS encoding aminotransferase class V-fold PLP-dependent enzyme translates to MNFYPGPSKVYPQVKDWLSEAYDINILSIQHRSQKFMEIYESIVKNLQEKHNIPKDYTMVFTSSATECWHILNDTFGSDNFSKLNAYHFYNGAFGKKWFEYRKANYPKTSFGIEFGINEELEDKCFQQIPQNDYLPNLICLCQNETSNTTQISQKILSEIRQDRQNDFIFVDATSSWGGQNLNFQDADAWFASVQKCFGLPAGLGIMALSPNLIDFYQNEIQNSKNNPAVVGVPTNDKHTRYNQLSFLLEKAKGFQTTYTPNVLGIYLLSKVLGFVPNISLTSQAIEKRATDLYDFLEENGYKILIENKSVRSQTVLSVELNEPKLSFLKQKANQSNIILGNGYGNWKQNTFRIANFPQHTDEEFEVLKEFLLKLDI, encoded by the coding sequence ATGAATTTCTATCCTGGTCCTTCGAAAGTATATCCACAAGTAAAAGATTGGCTAAGTGAAGCCTATGATATTAATATCTTGAGCATTCAGCATCGTAGTCAGAAATTTATGGAGATATATGAAAGCATTGTCAAAAATCTGCAAGAAAAACATAATATTCCGAAAGATTATACCATGGTTTTTACGTCTTCTGCTACGGAGTGTTGGCATATTCTGAATGATACTTTTGGGAGTGATAATTTTTCAAAACTGAATGCTTATCATTTCTACAATGGTGCTTTCGGTAAAAAGTGGTTTGAGTATAGAAAAGCAAATTATCCAAAGACAAGTTTTGGAATTGAATTTGGAATAAACGAGGAATTAGAAGATAAGTGTTTTCAACAAATCCCACAAAATGATTATTTACCAAATCTAATCTGTCTTTGTCAGAATGAAACATCAAACACCACTCAAATTTCTCAAAAAATACTTTCAGAAATTAGACAAGATAGACAAAATGATTTTATTTTCGTAGATGCTACTTCGTCTTGGGGAGGGCAAAATCTAAACTTTCAAGATGCTGATGCGTGGTTTGCTTCTGTCCAGAAGTGTTTTGGACTTCCTGCTGGACTTGGAATTATGGCTCTTTCTCCTAACTTAATTGATTTTTATCAAAATGAAATTCAAAATTCAAAAAATAATCCTGCCGTTGTTGGTGTCCCCACCAACGACAAACACACCAGATACAATCAGCTTTCATTTTTACTAGAAAAAGCAAAAGGTTTTCAAACTACTTACACGCCCAATGTTTTGGGAATATATTTGCTTTCCAAAGTATTGGGGTTTGTTCCGAATATTTCTCTTACTTCTCAAGCAATAGAAAAACGAGCGACTGATTTATATGATTTCTTGGAAGAAAATGGATATAAAATTTTGATAGAAAATAAATCTGTTCGTTCGCAAACAGTTCTTTCAGTAGAACTAAATGAGCCAAAACTTAGTTTTTTAAAACAAAAAGCCAATCAATCAAATATTATTTTAGGAAATGGTTATGGAAATTGGAAACAAAATACATTCAGAATTGCTAACTTTCCACAGCATACCGACGAAGAATTTGAGGTTTTGAAGGAGTTTTTATTGAAATTGGATATCTGA
- a CDS encoding HD domain-containing protein, with product MKTTETKQPAELTELLNENSIFEWIKNSADALNLETYVIGGFVRDFLLKRQRETKDIDIVCIGSGISLAKHVAKSYGKANGVFVKVSIFKRFGTAMITLEDEKTKQKIEVEFVGARKESYDFDSRKPTVEEGTLEDDQKRRDFTINALAISLNTETYGKFLDPFNGLKDLRKKIIRTPLAPEKTFSDDPLRMLRAVRFASQLGFDIEVDTFEALSTQKERIKIISQERITTEINKIILSNPPSYGFKLLYQCGLLELIFSEMTDLHGVEIIDGKGHKDNFYHTLQVLDNVAKVSDDLWLRWAAILHDIAKPATKRFHPKAGWTFHGHEDKGARMTPAIFKKLRLPLDAKMRFVQKLVKLHLRPIALVKKTITDSAIRRLLFEAGEDTDALMMLCRADITSKDHSRVKRYLQNFDRVEKRMAEVEEKDQLRTFQPVIDGEIIMKTFALKPSAEVGKIKLAIREAILEGEIRNEYEEAYNFMLKEGKKLGLTKV from the coding sequence ATGAAGACAACTGAAACAAAACAACCAGCAGAACTAACAGAATTATTAAACGAAAACTCTATTTTTGAGTGGATAAAAAATAGTGCCGATGCGCTAAACTTAGAAACTTATGTAATTGGAGGCTTTGTACGTGATTTTTTATTGAAAAGACAAAGGGAAACTAAAGATATTGACATTGTCTGTATCGGAAGTGGAATTAGTCTTGCCAAGCACGTTGCAAAGTCGTATGGAAAAGCAAATGGAGTTTTTGTGAAAGTTTCTATTTTTAAGCGTTTCGGAACAGCAATGATAACGCTAGAAGATGAAAAAACAAAACAAAAAATAGAAGTAGAATTTGTAGGTGCAAGAAAAGAATCCTACGATTTTGACTCAAGAAAACCAACCGTAGAGGAAGGAACACTAGAAGATGACCAAAAGCGAAGAGATTTCACTATAAATGCTTTAGCTATAAGCCTAAATACAGAAACATACGGAAAGTTTTTAGACCCGTTTAATGGGCTTAAAGATTTACGAAAAAAAATAATTCGTACGCCTTTAGCTCCTGAAAAAACATTTTCTGACGACCCTTTGCGTATGCTTCGTGCTGTGCGTTTTGCTTCTCAACTTGGTTTTGATATTGAAGTGGATACTTTTGAAGCTCTTTCTACTCAAAAAGAAAGAATAAAGATTATTTCACAAGAACGTATCACTACTGAAATTAATAAAATTATACTTTCAAATCCTCCTTCGTATGGTTTTAAGTTGTTGTATCAATGTGGGCTTTTAGAGCTTATTTTCTCTGAAATGACAGATTTGCACGGCGTAGAAATCATTGATGGAAAAGGACACAAAGATAATTTTTATCATACGTTGCAGGTTTTGGATAACGTAGCGAAGGTTTCTGATGATTTGTGGTTGCGTTGGGCTGCTATTTTACACGATATTGCAAAACCAGCTACAAAGCGTTTTCATCCAAAAGCAGGTTGGACTTTTCACGGACATGAAGATAAAGGCGCACGTATGACACCAGCAATTTTCAAAAAATTACGTCTTCCTCTGGATGCAAAAATGCGTTTTGTACAAAAATTGGTAAAGCTACATTTACGTCCAATTGCTCTTGTCAAAAAAACAATTACTGATTCGGCAATCCGTCGTTTGCTCTTTGAAGCTGGAGAAGATACAGATGCTTTAATGATGCTTTGTCGTGCTGATATTACTTCAAAAGACCATAGCCGAGTAAAGCGTTATTTACAAAATTTTGATAGAGTAGAAAAACGAATGGCAGAAGTAGAAGAAAAAGACCAATTACGTACTTTTCAGCCTGTCATTGATGGAGAAATAATTATGAAAACCTTTGCTCTCAAACCTTCAGCAGAAGTTGGAAAAATAAAACTGGCTATTCGTGAGGCGATTTTAGAGGGTGAAATCAGAAATGAATACGAAGAAGCCTATAATTTTATGCTTAAAGAAGGCAAGAAATTGGGTTTGACGAAGGTTTAG